The following are from one region of the Sulfurimicrobium lacus genome:
- the glp gene encoding gephyrin-like molybdotransferase Glp translates to MSELKKMLNADEALELLLGHARPIGEVERIHTTHALGRVLAQPLVSTVSVPPLDNSAMDGYAVACADLNPGGETRLRVAQRIPAGSVGHALERGTAARIFTGAPVPAGADAVVMQEDCAVEGDEVIVRATPKNGANIRRTGEDITVGQEILPAGVKMRPQEMGLIASIGLADVPVYRKLRVALFFTGDEIVMPGEPLQEGEIYNSNRYTLLGLLEGMGCRVADFGIVPDSLEATVEVLNQAWHEADLIVTSGGVSVGEEDYVKAAVERTGKLDMWKVAMKPGKPIAYGMVHDKTPFIGLPGNPVSAFATFCLFVRPFILRCQGVQNVTPRSYRLPAAFDWSKNGNRREFVRARLEPQADGAPGVAIYPNQGSGVLTSAVWGEGLAEIREGTTVARGDAVKFTPFSELLG, encoded by the coding sequence ATGAGTGAATTGAAGAAAATGCTGAACGCCGACGAGGCGCTCGAACTGCTGCTCGGCCATGCCCGTCCCATCGGCGAGGTGGAGCGCATCCACACCACCCACGCGCTGGGCCGGGTGCTGGCGCAGCCGCTGGTTTCGACCGTCAGCGTGCCGCCGCTGGACAACAGTGCCATGGACGGTTATGCCGTGGCCTGTGCCGACTTGAACCCGGGCGGGGAGACGCGCCTCAGGGTCGCCCAGCGCATTCCCGCCGGCAGCGTGGGGCATGCCCTGGAACGCGGCACCGCGGCGCGCATCTTCACTGGCGCACCTGTGCCGGCCGGGGCGGACGCGGTGGTGATGCAGGAGGACTGCGCGGTGGAGGGGGACGAGGTGATCGTCCGCGCCACGCCGAAAAACGGCGCCAACATCCGGCGCACCGGCGAGGACATTACCGTCGGCCAGGAGATATTGCCAGCGGGGGTCAAGATGCGGCCGCAGGAAATGGGCCTGATCGCCTCGATCGGACTGGCCGACGTGCCGGTCTACCGCAAGCTGCGCGTGGCGCTGTTTTTCACCGGCGACGAGATCGTCATGCCGGGCGAGCCGCTGCAGGAAGGCGAGATCTACAACTCCAACCGCTACACCCTGCTCGGCCTGCTTGAAGGCATGGGCTGCCGCGTGGCGGATTTCGGCATCGTGCCGGACAGCCTGGAGGCGACCGTGGAGGTGCTGAACCAGGCGTGGCACGAGGCGGACCTGATCGTCACCAGCGGCGGCGTGTCGGTCGGCGAGGAGGATTACGTCAAGGCCGCGGTGGAGCGCACCGGCAAGCTCGACATGTGGAAAGTGGCGATGAAGCCGGGCAAGCCCATCGCCTACGGCATGGTGCACGACAAGACGCCGTTCATCGGCCTGCCGGGCAACCCGGTCTCGGCCTTCGCCACCTTCTGCCTGTTCGTGCGCCCGTTCATCCTGCGCTGCCAGGGCGTGCAAAACGTGACGCCGCGCAGCTACCGGCTGCCGGCCGCTTTCGACTGGAGCAAAAACGGCAACCGCCGCGAGTTCGTGCGCGCCCGGCTGGAGCCGCAGGCGGACGGTGCGCCGGGCGTGGCCATCTATCCCAACCAGGGTTCGGGCGTGCTGACCTCGGCGGTGTGGGGCGAAGGCCTGGCGGAAATCCGCGAAGGCACCACGGTGGCGCGCGGCGACGCCGTCAAGTTCACCCCCTTCAGCGAATTGCTGGGCTGA
- a CDS encoding pseudouridine synthase, with the protein MTEPIRLSKLMSQLGLCSRREADSYIERGLVFVDGVKVTELGIKVLPSQTVTLGHGARTQQASRVTILLHKPVGYVSAQPEKGYQAAASLITKESRFKDDKAPQQFDPSQLFGLAPAGRLDIDSQGLLVLTQDGRIAKQLIGADSQIEKEYLVRVNGKLDEAGLKRLNHGLRLDGEALKPAKVTWQNADQLRFILKEGKKRQIRRMCELVGLRVVGLKRVRIGKVKLGDLPPGEWRYLQEGEAF; encoded by the coding sequence ATGACCGAACCCATCAGGCTCTCCAAGCTCATGTCGCAGCTCGGGCTGTGCTCGCGCCGCGAAGCCGATTCCTATATCGAGCGCGGGCTGGTGTTCGTGGACGGCGTCAAGGTCACCGAGCTGGGCATCAAGGTGCTGCCGTCGCAGACCGTGACGCTGGGGCATGGCGCCCGGACGCAGCAGGCCAGCCGCGTCACCATCCTGCTGCACAAGCCGGTGGGCTATGTTTCGGCCCAGCCGGAGAAGGGCTACCAGGCTGCGGCATCGCTGATTACCAAGGAGAGCCGCTTCAAGGACGACAAAGCACCGCAGCAGTTCGACCCCTCGCAACTGTTCGGGCTGGCGCCTGCGGGGCGGCTCGACATCGATTCCCAGGGCTTGCTGGTGTTGACCCAGGACGGCCGCATCGCCAAGCAGCTGATCGGTGCCGATTCGCAAATCGAAAAGGAATACCTGGTGCGCGTAAACGGCAAGCTGGACGAGGCCGGGCTGAAGCGTCTCAACCACGGCCTGAGGCTGGACGGCGAAGCGCTGAAGCCGGCGAAAGTGACCTGGCAGAACGCCGACCAGCTGCGCTTCATCCTCAAGGAAGGCAAGAAGCGCCAGATCCGCCGCATGTGCGAACTGGTGGGGCTGCGCGTGGTGGGCCTGAAACGCGTGCGCATCGGCAAGGTCAAGCTGGGCGACCTGCCGCCCGGGGAATGGCGCTACCTGCAGGAGGGGGAGGCGTTTTGA
- a CDS encoding PAS domain-containing protein, whose product MKPSLNTRISRFALVAGVTGIAGLFALLSLSLYNEYRASVDRAQVEAENLSRVLEENALATIRNVDLVLRDVQGQVRPEDMRIPLGSDTTRTRELHRMLQQRFAGIPEFGGLNLVDAQGQYHYSAYDTLPAINVTDRHYFQHLRDTPRAGLEISEALMSRSIGKWALVVARRLQNEDGSFAGLAHAVLGLDYFQHFYSALNVGPHGTLVLRDKDLRLLARYPAGEPFMGRQIPGHHGAPSVAQGLKHGVYHARGQVDGIARLYSFRQVGDLPLYVFAGIAEDDYLADWRQHMAYFGAAALVISLVVAGLVLLSRRALVEQERMLTELVRSEARLKESQYLAHLGSWELDLVGNRLAWSDEIFQIFEIDPTRFGASYDAFLNAIHPDDRDMVNQAYTGSVVSRTPYDIVHRLLMPDGRIKFVHERCETFYDTAGKPLRSAGTVQDISEQKRAEAALRESEERFRTMADYTYDWEYWQGPNQEMWYVTPSCERVTGYAQEEFIADPGLVYRVIHPDDRHLMDEHVHDSTYQDSAAVDFRIVRKDGEIRWLAHACRAVHWHDEKFMGRRASNRDITDRKQLEMELGELNRNLELRVEEEVAKNREKDHILIQQSRLAAMGEMIHNIAHQWRQPLNALSVLLANIKDDYDYHELTADSLEDATSRARKLLQRMSTTIDDFRDFFRPDHEPGEFDVGQSVEDALFVIEASLANNNIRVERNVTQKIVVYGFSNQFVQVLLNLLSNAKEALSQGNKPDALIRIAATQSGEEAVITIEDNGGGIEADILPKIFEPYFTTKEQGSGIGLYMSKMIIERNFNGKIEAVNAGQGALITITLPLRKAETSP is encoded by the coding sequence ATGAAGCCCTCCTTGAACACCAGGATTTCCCGTTTCGCGCTGGTCGCCGGGGTGACAGGCATTGCCGGATTATTCGCGCTGCTGTCCCTGAGCCTCTACAACGAATACCGGGCGAGCGTGGATCGTGCGCAAGTCGAGGCGGAAAACCTGTCGCGGGTGCTGGAGGAAAACGCGCTGGCGACGATCCGCAACGTCGACCTGGTATTGCGGGACGTACAGGGGCAGGTGCGACCGGAGGACATGCGGATTCCGCTCGGCAGCGACACCACACGCACCCGTGAACTGCACCGCATGCTGCAGCAGCGCTTTGCCGGGATCCCCGAGTTCGGCGGGCTCAATCTGGTCGACGCACAGGGGCAGTATCACTACAGTGCCTACGACACGCTGCCCGCCATCAATGTCACGGACAGGCATTATTTTCAGCACTTGCGCGACACCCCCCGAGCCGGACTGGAGATATCCGAAGCGCTGATGTCGCGCAGCATCGGCAAATGGGCCTTGGTGGTTGCGCGCCGCTTGCAGAACGAGGATGGCAGCTTCGCAGGGCTGGCGCACGCGGTGCTCGGGCTGGATTATTTCCAGCATTTCTACAGCGCCTTGAACGTCGGGCCACACGGCACGCTGGTGCTGCGCGACAAGGATTTGCGCCTGCTCGCTCGCTATCCGGCCGGTGAGCCGTTCATGGGCAGGCAAATTCCCGGACACCACGGCGCGCCTTCTGTTGCCCAAGGCCTTAAACACGGCGTTTACCATGCGCGCGGACAGGTCGACGGCATCGCGCGCCTGTACAGTTTCCGCCAGGTGGGCGATCTGCCGCTGTATGTTTTTGCCGGCATCGCCGAGGACGACTACCTGGCCGACTGGCGTCAGCACATGGCTTATTTCGGCGCGGCCGCTCTGGTCATTAGCCTGGTGGTGGCGGGCCTGGTGCTGCTGTCGCGGCGCGCCCTGGTCGAGCAGGAGCGCATGCTGACGGAGCTGGTGAGAAGCGAGGCCCGGCTCAAGGAGTCCCAGTATCTCGCCCATCTTGGCAGCTGGGAACTCGATCTTGTCGGCAACCGGCTTGCCTGGTCGGACGAAATCTTCCAGATTTTCGAGATCGATCCAACACGTTTCGGCGCCTCCTATGATGCCTTCCTCAACGCCATTCATCCCGACGACCGCGACATGGTCAACCAGGCCTATACCGGTTCAGTCGTATCGCGCACGCCTTACGATATTGTTCACCGCCTGCTGATGCCAGACGGGCGCATCAAGTTCGTGCACGAACGCTGCGAGACTTTTTACGATACGGCAGGAAAGCCTTTACGCTCGGCCGGCACGGTGCAGGACATCAGCGAACAAAAACGGGCCGAAGCAGCGTTGAGGGAAAGCGAGGAACGCTTTCGCACCATGGCGGACTACACTTACGACTGGGAATACTGGCAGGGGCCGAACCAGGAAATGTGGTACGTCACACCGTCCTGCGAGCGGGTTACCGGCTACGCCCAAGAGGAATTCATTGCCGATCCCGGCCTGGTTTATCGCGTTATCCACCCCGACGATCGTCACCTGATGGACGAGCACGTGCATGATTCCACATACCAGGACAGCGCGGCCGTGGATTTCCGCATCGTGCGCAAGGACGGGGAGATTCGCTGGCTGGCTCACGCCTGTCGCGCCGTGCACTGGCACGACGAAAAGTTCATGGGGCGCCGCGCCAGCAACCGCGATATCACCGATCGCAAGCAACTGGAAATGGAACTGGGGGAATTGAACCGCAACCTGGAACTGCGGGTGGAAGAGGAGGTGGCGAAGAACCGCGAGAAAGACCATATCCTGATCCAGCAATCGCGGCTGGCGGCGATGGGTGAAATGATCCACAACATCGCCCACCAGTGGCGCCAGCCGCTCAACGCACTGTCGGTGCTGCTGGCCAACATCAAGGACGATTACGACTATCACGAGTTGACCGCTGATTCGCTGGAAGACGCCACCTCCCGGGCGAGGAAGCTGCTGCAGCGCATGTCGACCACGATCGACGATTTCCGCGATTTTTTCCGTCCGGATCACGAGCCCGGCGAATTCGACGTCGGCCAGTCGGTCGAGGACGCGCTGTTCGTGATCGAGGCTTCGCTCGCCAACAACAATATCCGGGTCGAAAGAAACGTTACGCAGAAAATCGTGGTCTATGGCTTTAGCAATCAGTTCGTGCAGGTGCTCCTGAATCTCCTTTCCAATGCCAAGGAAGCGCTCAGCCAAGGCAACAAGCCGGACGCGCTGATCCGCATCGCGGCGACGCAAAGCGGAGAGGAAGCGGTGATCACGATAGAGGACAACGGGGGCGGCATCGAGGCGGACATATTGCCGAAAATATTCGAACCTTACTTCACCACCAAGGAGCAGGGGAGCGGCATCGGACTGTACATGTCGAAGATGATCATCGAACGCAATTTCAACGGGAAAATCGAGGCCGTCAATGCGGGGCAGGGCGCTTTGATAACCATCACACTGCCGCTCCGCAAGGCAGAGACGTCACCATGA
- a CDS encoding response regulator, protein MINDNSNPFDILLVEDEPADANLVKAALRENKVFCNLHHVLDGVEALAFLRRDEGFRDAPQPDMILLDLNMPRMNGREFLSAIKADAALQAIPVVVLTTSDVERDVAASYKLGAAGYITKPVDMEQFIDAIRQLGNYWFTLTRLPRKD, encoded by the coding sequence TTGATCAACGACAACAGCAATCCCTTCGACATCCTGCTGGTGGAAGACGAACCGGCCGACGCCAACCTGGTTAAGGCGGCGCTCAGGGAAAACAAGGTATTCTGCAACCTGCACCATGTGCTCGACGGCGTCGAGGCACTGGCATTCCTGCGCCGGGACGAAGGCTTCCGCGACGCGCCGCAGCCTGACATGATCCTGCTGGACCTCAACATGCCGCGCATGAACGGTCGCGAGTTTCTCTCCGCCATCAAGGCCGACGCCGCGCTGCAGGCCATCCCGGTGGTGGTGCTGACCACTTCGGACGTGGAGCGCGACGTGGCGGCTTCCTACAAGCTGGGCGCGGCAGGCTACATCACCAAGCCGGTCGACATGGAACAGTTCATCGACGCGATTCGCCAGCTCGGCAACTACTGGTTCACGCTCACCCGTTTGCCAAGGAAGGATTGA
- a CDS encoding disulfide bond formation protein B: protein MIITFRAMFLAVLACCLIVLGFGLYVQHGLHIEPCPLCILQRIAFICVGLTALVAYLLNPGIVGRMFFGLLTALFSAVGAAVAARNIWLQHLPPDKVPECGPGLDYLLDAFPLAKVLPMVLKGSGECAKVAWTMFGLSIPAWALGWFLVFFMAGVAAMFLRERR from the coding sequence ATGATCATCACTTTTCGCGCCATGTTCCTGGCCGTGCTGGCATGCTGCCTCATCGTGCTGGGGTTCGGGCTGTACGTGCAGCACGGTTTGCATATCGAGCCTTGCCCGCTGTGCATCCTGCAGCGCATCGCGTTCATTTGCGTCGGGTTGACGGCGCTGGTGGCTTACCTGCTCAACCCGGGGATCGTGGGCAGGATGTTTTTCGGCCTGCTGACCGCGCTCTTCTCTGCTGTCGGTGCGGCCGTGGCTGCGCGCAATATCTGGCTGCAACATCTGCCTCCCGACAAGGTACCGGAATGCGGGCCGGGCCTGGACTACCTGCTCGATGCTTTCCCGCTTGCCAAGGTGCTGCCGATGGTGCTGAAGGGTTCAGGAGAGTGCGCCAAGGTGGCGTGGACCATGTTCGGGCTGTCCATCCCGGCCTGGGCGCTGGGCTGGTTCCTGGTGTTCTTCATGGCCGGCGTGGCCGCGATGTTCCTACGCGAGCGGCGCTGA
- a CDS encoding GGDEF domain-containing protein codes for MTVKNPPCRVLLVEDDPGDAHLVRQTLNAAGAGRFDITWVGSLAEARQQLRDNPPDVLLLDLSLPDSSGLATVLAGREAAGALPLIVLTGHDDNGFEHQTLETGAHDYLVKGSFTSDGLIRAIRHAIIRARLEAELRALASTDYLTGLPNRRHFFTQMETELARMQRLDGERAAVLMLDLDHFKRVNDHFGHATGDALLKHFATLMKDELRKIDSLGRVGGEEFAILLPAADPEAARSFAERLRQKVEETPLVLNGQPIPITVSIGVAIMEATDGSADAALIRADKALYRAKEGGRNRVEIDPLA; via the coding sequence ATGACGGTGAAAAATCCTCCCTGCCGCGTGCTGCTGGTGGAAGACGATCCGGGTGATGCACACCTGGTACGTCAGACCCTGAATGCGGCCGGCGCCGGGCGTTTCGATATCACCTGGGTGGGAAGTCTCGCTGAGGCGCGCCAGCAATTGCGCGACAACCCGCCCGATGTTCTGCTACTGGATCTGTCGCTGCCTGATTCGAGCGGTCTCGCCACGGTATTGGCTGGTCGCGAGGCCGCAGGCGCGCTGCCACTCATCGTGCTCACTGGCCACGACGACAATGGATTCGAGCACCAGACCCTCGAAACCGGCGCCCATGATTACCTGGTCAAGGGCAGCTTCACTTCCGATGGCCTGATCCGTGCCATTCGTCACGCCATCATCCGCGCCAGGCTGGAAGCCGAGTTGCGCGCGCTCGCCAGCACCGACTACCTGACCGGCCTGCCCAACCGGCGGCATTTCTTCACCCAGATGGAAACGGAACTGGCCCGCATGCAGCGCCTCGACGGCGAGCGCGCCGCCGTGCTGATGCTCGACCTGGATCATTTCAAACGGGTCAACGACCACTTCGGCCACGCGACGGGGGATGCGCTGCTCAAGCATTTCGCCACCCTCATGAAAGACGAACTGCGCAAGATCGATAGTCTGGGTCGTGTTGGCGGCGAGGAGTTCGCCATTCTGCTGCCCGCGGCCGATCCGGAAGCGGCGCGAAGCTTCGCCGAACGGCTGCGCCAGAAAGTCGAGGAAACGCCGCTGGTGCTGAATGGACAGCCCATCCCGATCACGGTGAGCATCGGTGTCGCGATCATGGAGGCGACCGACGGCAGTGCCGACGCCGCCCTGATTCGTGCCGACAAGGCGCTCTACCGGGCCAAGGAAGGCGGACGCAACCGGGTGGAGATCGATCCGCTCGCCTGA
- a CDS encoding HD domain-containing phosphohydrolase, with amino-acid sequence MNTPDNNELLGVLKTLSVLYVEDEDSVREELARFLRRRFALVETAANGREGLDKFTQGHYDIVVTDVRMPAMDGLEMARHIKALANDVPVIVVTAYNEADYFMRAIEIGVDCYVKKPIDPQELIAAIFKSTRVHFQKQALEKEHERVLELMQQTVAALARAIEKRDPYTDGHQKRVSQLAVAIAEEMGMTKAMINGIRLAAMVHDIGKIHVPAEILSRPGRLTPSEFALIQQHPQSGFEIVGDIDFPWPIGQIILQHHERLDGAGYPNGLKGEDILVEASVIGVADVVDAMATDRPYRAALGIEAALEEIRDKRGKLFDPLIVDACVRVIEKAGRDFWKG; translated from the coding sequence ATGAACACGCCGGACAACAACGAACTCCTGGGGGTGCTGAAAACGCTTTCGGTCCTTTATGTCGAGGATGAAGACAGCGTTCGCGAAGAATTGGCCCGCTTCCTCAGGCGGCGCTTTGCGCTGGTCGAGACCGCTGCCAACGGCCGGGAAGGTCTCGATAAATTCACGCAGGGCCATTACGACATCGTGGTGACCGACGTCCGCATGCCGGCCATGGACGGGCTGGAAATGGCGCGACACATCAAGGCGCTCGCCAACGATGTGCCGGTCATCGTGGTCACGGCCTACAACGAAGCGGACTATTTCATGCGCGCCATAGAGATCGGCGTGGATTGTTACGTCAAGAAGCCCATCGATCCGCAGGAACTGATCGCGGCCATATTCAAGAGTACGCGCGTGCACTTCCAGAAACAGGCACTGGAGAAAGAGCACGAACGCGTGCTGGAGCTGATGCAGCAGACGGTAGCGGCGCTGGCACGGGCGATCGAAAAACGCGACCCCTATACCGACGGGCACCAGAAGCGCGTGTCCCAGCTGGCCGTGGCGATCGCCGAGGAAATGGGCATGACAAAGGCCATGATCAACGGTATACGCCTGGCTGCGATGGTGCACGATATCGGCAAGATACATGTCCCGGCCGAGATCCTCAGCCGGCCCGGCCGCCTGACGCCCAGCGAATTCGCGCTCATCCAGCAGCATCCGCAGTCCGGGTTCGAAATCGTCGGCGATATCGATTTCCCGTGGCCGATCGGCCAGATCATCCTGCAGCATCACGAGCGGCTGGACGGGGCCGGATACCCCAATGGACTGAAGGGCGAAGACATCCTGGTGGAAGCCAGTGTAATCGGGGTTGCCGACGTGGTCGACGCGATGGCTACCGACCGTCCCTACCGGGCGGCCTTGGGAATCGAGGCGGCGCTGGAGGAGATTCGGGACAAGCGCGGCAAGCTTTTCGATCCGCTCATCGTCGATGCCTGCGTGCGCGTGATCGAGAAAGCCGGGCGCGATTTCTGGAAGGGATAA
- the moaD gene encoding molybdopterin converting factor subunit 1 produces MLSVLYFARLRDALGVSSERVDLPADVNDVAALVAWLRKRGGAWEEELAPGRAFRVAVNQDMADAASALRDGDEVAIFPPVTGG; encoded by the coding sequence ATGCTTTCCGTCCTGTATTTTGCCCGCCTGCGCGACGCGCTGGGCGTGTCTTCGGAGCGGGTCGACTTGCCCGCCGACGTGAACGATGTGGCCGCGCTGGTCGCCTGGCTGCGCAAGCGCGGCGGCGCCTGGGAAGAAGAGCTCGCGCCGGGGCGGGCGTTCCGCGTGGCGGTGAACCAGGACATGGCCGACGCCGCGAGCGCGCTCAGGGACGGCGACGAGGTCGCGATCTTCCCGCCGGTGACGGGGGGCTAA
- the moaE gene encoding molybdopterin synthase catalytic subunit MoaE: MVVRVQHEDFDVGAELLALRQGNPKIGAIASFVGLVRDINEGDSVAGMSLEHYPGMTEKALAAIVEEAKGRWDIYDAVVIHRVGDLAPTDQIVLVAVSSSHRGEAFAACEFIMDYLKTRAPFWKREQTAEGARWVDARESDDKAAERWK, from the coding sequence ATGGTAGTCCGGGTGCAGCACGAGGATTTCGACGTCGGCGCGGAGCTGCTCGCGCTGCGCCAGGGCAACCCGAAAATCGGCGCCATCGCCAGCTTCGTCGGCCTGGTGCGCGACATCAACGAAGGCGACAGCGTCGCCGGCATGTCCCTGGAACATTATCCCGGCATGACCGAAAAGGCGCTCGCCGCCATCGTCGAAGAAGCGAAAGGGCGCTGGGATATCTACGACGCCGTGGTGATCCACCGCGTGGGCGACCTCGCGCCGACCGACCAGATCGTGCTGGTGGCGGTCAGCAGCAGCCACCGCGGCGAGGCGTTTGCCGCTTGCGAATTCATCATGGATTACCTCAAGACCCGGGCGCCGTTCTGGAAGCGCGAGCAGACCGCCGAGGGCGCACGCTGGGTGGATGCGCGCGAAAGCGACGACAAGGCCGCCGAGCGCTGGAAATGA
- a CDS encoding cation diffusion facilitator family transporter, with protein MMASSHEEHEHGHAHGHGHHHHGVQSRHALLFAVALTLSFALVEAATGWWSGSLALLGDAGHMVTDSTALGMAALAAWFSRRPPSARHSYGFARAEVMAALLNALFMVAVVAAIAVAAVQRFYAAQPINGAAVTIVAALGLAINVAMALVLSRGEKTLNTRGALLHVMGDLLGSVAALIAGVVVTYTGWTPIDPILSLFICALILFSSLGLLREALHTLMEGVPLGLSLPAVGQAMSGVAGVSSVHDLHIWDLGGERVALSAHVVVEDLLHWETVLSLLTEMLGQRYRIEHVTLQPEPVNRIIHFVARNGKN; from the coding sequence ATGATGGCTTCGTCCCATGAGGAACACGAGCATGGCCACGCCCATGGTCACGGCCATCACCACCACGGTGTCCAGTCGCGCCATGCCCTGCTGTTCGCCGTTGCCCTGACGCTGAGCTTCGCCCTGGTGGAAGCGGCGACCGGCTGGTGGTCGGGCTCGCTGGCGCTGCTCGGCGATGCCGGGCACATGGTGACCGACTCGACCGCGCTGGGCATGGCCGCGCTGGCGGCGTGGTTCTCGCGCCGCCCGCCCTCGGCGCGTCACTCCTACGGCTTCGCCCGCGCCGAAGTGATGGCGGCCTTGCTCAATGCCCTGTTCATGGTGGCGGTGGTGGCGGCCATCGCCGTGGCCGCGGTGCAGCGCTTTTACGCGGCGCAGCCGATCAATGGCGCGGCCGTGACCATCGTGGCGGCGCTGGGCCTGGCGATCAACGTGGCCATGGCCCTGGTCCTGAGCCGCGGCGAGAAAACCCTGAACACGCGCGGGGCCTTGCTGCACGTCATGGGCGACCTGCTGGGCTCGGTCGCGGCGCTGATTGCCGGGGTGGTGGTGACCTACACCGGCTGGACGCCGATCGATCCCATTCTCTCGCTGTTCATTTGCGCCCTGATCCTGTTTTCCAGCCTGGGTCTGCTGCGCGAGGCGCTGCATACCCTCATGGAAGGCGTGCCGCTGGGGTTGTCCCTGCCCGCGGTGGGGCAGGCCATGAGCGGCGTCGCTGGCGTCAGCTCCGTGCACGACCTACACATCTGGGATCTGGGCGGCGAACGCGTGGCGCTTTCGGCTCACGTGGTGGTCGAGGACCTGCTGCATTGGGAGACCGTGCTGTCCCTGCTGACGGAGATGCTCGGTCAGCGTTACCGCATCGAGCATGTCACGCTGCAGCCGGAACCGGTGAACCGCATCATCCACTTCGTCGCGCGTAACGGGAAAAACTGA
- the mobB gene encoding molybdopterin-guanine dinucleotide biosynthesis protein B, giving the protein MKVFGLAGWSGSGKTTLLEKLIPLFVARGLRVATVKQAHHDVDLDQPGKDSYRHRAAGASEVLLASSARWALLHELCDEPEPVLAQHLARLSPCDLVLVEGFKRETIPKLEIHRPVNGKALLYPGDSHIIAIASDAPLEAPLPCLNLNEPAQIAEFILRHLEIEK; this is encoded by the coding sequence ATGAAAGTATTCGGCCTGGCCGGCTGGTCCGGTAGCGGCAAGACCACCCTGCTGGAAAAGCTGATCCCTCTTTTCGTTGCCCGTGGCCTGCGGGTCGCCACAGTCAAGCAGGCCCACCACGACGTCGATCTCGATCAACCCGGCAAAGATTCGTACCGTCACCGCGCCGCAGGCGCGAGCGAGGTGCTGCTGGCTTCGTCCGCGCGCTGGGCGCTGCTGCACGAGTTGTGCGACGAGCCGGAACCAGTTCTGGCGCAGCACCTGGCGCGCCTATCGCCATGCGACCTGGTGCTGGTGGAAGGTTTCAAACGGGAAACGATCCCCAAACTGGAAATCCACCGCCCCGTCAACGGCAAGGCGTTGTTATATCCCGGCGACAGCCATATTATTGCCATTGCCAGCGATGCGCCGCTCGAGGCGCCTTTGCCGTGCCTGAACCTGAACGAGCCGGCGCAAATCGCCGAATTCATATTGCGCCACCTGGAAATTGAAAAATGA